GACGGGGTCACCGCCTCGTCCATCCTCTACCACCTCTGCCGCGCCGTCGCTCCCGACGCGCCGGTTTCGATCTACATCCCCCACCGGCTCGAGGAGGGCTACGGGCTCAACCCCGACGCGATCGCGGCACTCGCGCAGCAGGGCGCTGGACTCATCGTCAGCGTGGACTGCGGCGTCACGGCTCTCGAGCCGGCGCGCGTCGCGAAGCAGCATGGCGTCGATCTGATTATCACCGATCACCACAACATGCTGCCCCCGAGTGCACCGGGCCAGGACCCGCCGCTGCCCGACTGCTACTGCGTGGTGCACCCGCGTGCTCCCGGCTCGGCGTACCCGTTCCACGACCTCGCGGGCGCTGGCGTCGCGTTCAAACTCGCGTGGCGAATCGCCACGATGCATTCCGGCGGCGAACGCGTCCCGGCGCAACTGCGTGAGACGCTGCTGGACCTGCTCGCCTACGCGTCGCTGGGTACGATCGCCGACATCGTGCCGCTCGTCGACGAGAACCGCGTGATCGCGCGGTTCGGGCTGGCGCGACTGCGCGCCGTCAACAACGAGGGGCTGCGCGCGCTCATCGAGGCGTCCGGCCTGGCGTCGGACAAGGTGTCCGCCGAGGACGTCGGGTTCCGGCTCGGCCCCCGGCTCAACGCGTGCGGGCGACTGGGGCACGCGCGCGAAGCGGCCGAGCTGCTGACCACCGCGGCCGGTCAGCGCGCCGTCGACATCGCCACGCAGCTCAGCGGCCTCAACACGCAGCGCCAGGCGACGGAACGCCGCATCTTCGAGCAGGCGCACGCCCTCGCGTCGCAGATGGGCATGTGCGCCGACGAACGGCGCGCGATCGTGCTCGCGCACGACGAGTGGCACCCCGGGGTCGTCGGCATCGTGTGTTCTCGGCTCGTTGAACGCGAACGCCGCCCCACGATCCTCATGCAGCGCCACAACGGCGAGTGCCACGGATCGGGGCGCAGCGTGCCGGGCGTCTCGCTCCACGCCGCTCTGCACGAGTGCGCCGAGATGCTGACCTCCTTCGGGGGCCACGACATGGCCGCCGGACTGCGCCTGCCGACGGACAACCTGGCCGCTTTCACCGAGCGATTCACCGAAGTGGTGAACGGGATGCTCAGCGTCGAGGGCCTGACTCCCGTGCTGACGCTCGACTGCGAGGCGTCGCTCGCCGAAGTCTCGCCCCGCGCCGTGCAGCAGACGGCGCGACTGGGCCCGTTCGGACGCGACAACCCCCGTCCGGCGGTGATGCTGCGCGACCTGCGCCTGGCGATGGACCCGAAGCGCATGGGCCAGCAGAGCCAGCACATCTCGCTGATGGCCAAGCAGGGCGAGCGCGCGATGCGGATCGTCGGCTGGGGCTGGGGCGACCGGCTCGCTGAGCTGAAGACGGGGAGGCGCTTTCACGCCGCGGTCCGGGTGGGCATCTCCGAATGGCACGCGCGCGAAGGGCGCGAGGTCGTCGAAGCCACGCTCGAGGACCTGGCGTACTGCTGATCAGCCCGTCACTGGGCCATCGTGCTGCTGATCGTGAAGATCGGCAGCAGCAGGGCGAGGGCCATCCCGCCGATCAGCAGGCCCATCACCATGATCATCGCCGGCTCGATGAGCTGAGTGCCGGTCTTGATCGCTTCGTCAAGATCGTTCTCGCTGCTCTCGGCGACGCGCGCCAGCACCTCGGGGAGCTTGCCCGACCGTTCGCCCGCGCTGATCATCTGCGCAACGGGCGCCGGGATGAGGTCGCTCTTGGTCACTACCTCGGCGACGGTCTTGCCTTCCGTCAGCGACTCGATGAGCTCGGACCACAGACGGTCCCACAGCACATTGTTCGTCACCGTGCGCACGATCTTAATGGCCTCGACGAGCGGCACGCCTGCGATCAGCAGCGTGCCGAGCGTTCGCGTGGCCCGGGTCAGGTAGTACTTCGTGTACATCGGCCCGAAGACCGGCGCGTTCAGCCGGAGCCAGTCCAGGGCGTAACGCCCGCGCGGGCTCCGCGCGAACAGAAAGAAGAGCACTCCGGCCACGCCCAGGCCCACGCCGAGCTCGAGCCCGCGCGTCTGGAAGAACTCGCTGACCGCGAGAACGATCCGGGTCGGGGTCGGCAGCGTGGCGTTGCGCGTCTGGTAGATCTTCGCGAACCGCGGCAGCACCCACACCATCAGAAACCCGGTGACCGCCAGCGCCATGGTCATCATGACCGTGGGGTACGTGAGCGCTCCCTTAATCTGTTTGGTGATCCGGCGCTCTTTGCCCAGATACTCGGAGACGCGCCGGAGCATGACCGCCATCGTGCCCGACGCTTCCGAGGCGCGCACCAGACTCGTCATCAGCTGTGGAAACACCGTGGGGAACGCGCCCATCGCGGCGCTGAAGCTCGCGCCCGAAGTGACGCCCTCGCGCACGACGTCCACGACGCGCCCCATGTTGCCGACCTTGCCCTGCTTGAGGTACGCGTCGAGCGCCTCGCTCAGGGGGACGCCGGTCTCGATCATGACCGCGAGCTGCCCGCTGAACTCGATGACCTGGTCGCGTTTCACGCCGCGGGCCGCCCGGCGGATGCGGACCTCCTCCACGTCCAGGGCGTCGTGCTCGGAGCGCAGCTCGATGACGGTCCTGCCAAGGGCGCGGACGCGCACGATCGCCTCGTCGCGCGACGGCGCGTCGATCACATCGACGACCTGCGCGCCTGAGTCGTCTCTCGCCTTGTAGCGGAACCTGGCCATGCGTCAGGCGGCCTCCTCAGACGCGATCTGGAACACGCCGATGTCTTGGCTCAGCACGCGGAGCACCTCGTCGACCGTCGTCTGCCCGGCGAGCGCCTTGCTCAGCCCGTCCTGGCGGAGCGTGACAAAGCCCGCCTCGGTCGCCATGCGCCGGATGTCGACCAGACCGGCGCCTCGCGCGATCGCCTCGAGCATCTCCTCATTGGGGACGATCAGCTCGAAGACGCCGAGTCGGCCGGAGTACCCCTTGCCTCGGCAGCGCGTGCAGCCCGCGCCCTTCACCAGCTCGCCGACCTCGCCGAAGGTGTCCTGCAGCGCCTTGCGCTCGCGCGCGTCTGGCTGGTAGGGCACGCGACAGTGCGGGCAGACCTTGCGCACAAGCCGCTGCGCGAGCACGCCTCGCAGCATCGCGCTGACGAGGTACGGCTCCACGCCCATGTTCACCAGTCGCGTCACCGCGCTGGCGGCGTCGTTGGTGTGCAGCGTCGAGAGTACAAGGTGGCCGGTCAGCGCCGCCTGCGTGGCGACCTGCGCCGTCTCCGCGTCGCGGATCTCGCCCACCATGATGATGTCCGGGTCCTGACGCAGCAGCGACCGGAGCGCCGCGGCGAAGCTGAACCCGATCTTCTCGTTCACCTGGAACTGATTCACGCCCAGGATGTTCGCCTCGACGGGGTTCTCGACCGTGCAGAGGTTGTCCTCGTCGCTGGCGAGTTCGGCGAGCACGCTGTACAGGGTGGTCGACTTTCCCGAGCCCGTCGGCCCGGTCACCAGGACCGCGCCCGTGGGCGAGTTGATAACCTCGCGCCAGATCCGGGTCATCTGAGCGGACATGCCGAGCTTCTCAAGCGAGACGATCGCGTTGCGGTTGTCGATGACGCGGATCACGACCTTCTCGCCGTACTTGCCGGGCATCGTCGAGACGCGCATGTCGATGGGTCGCCCCTCGAGCATCACGTGGATGTCGCCATCCTGAGGCAGACGGCGCTCCGAGATGTCCATGCCCGACATGATCTTGATGCGCGACACGACCGCCGGGTGCATCTGATGTGGCGGGCTGAGCTTGACGTGCAGGCGCCCGTCCACGCGGAATCGCACGCGGCAGGCGTGATCCTCGCGCTCGATGTGGATGTCGCTCGCTCGGTCCTGGACCGCGCTGTAGAGCAGGAAGTTGACAAGCTTGATCACCGGCGACTGCCCGGCGATCTCCTCCATGTTGTGGAGGTCCTGAAGCTTCGTATCGACCAGCTCGATGGTGTCGGCGCCGCTCGACCCGTCGTACATGTCGTCGATGACGAACACGCCGGCGGCGGGCATGTGCGCCTGCAGCGTGGCCCGGATGTCGCGCGACGTCGCCGCGACGATCTGCACCTCGCAGTTCGCCAGGCGCTCCAGCTCCTCGATGAGGAACAGGTTCGCCGGCTCCGAGATGGCGACGGTCATGACGCCGTTCACCAGGAACAGCGGGAGCACGCAGTGCGTGTCCATGAAGTCACGGGGGAGCTTGTCCGTCACCCGCGGGTCGGCCAGGCGGGGCGTGAGCTTGGCGTAGGGAACGCCGTAGGCCGACGCCAGCGCCTCGACGACCTGCTCCTCTGACACGATCGACAGGTCGATCAGGATCTCGCCAAGGAGCTTGCGATGGCCGCAGCGCTTCTGCTCCTCGAGCGCGTCGCGCAGCTGCGCCTCGCTCAGGAGCCCGCGCTCGACGAGCAGCTCGCCGAGCTGGACCTTGACGCCGGGCTGGGACGCACGGGATTTGCGGAGCGTCTCGCTCATCGCAGACTCCTGACCGCGTCCTCGACGCTCTCGGCCGACTGGAACATCCCGTCCAGCCGGGTCATCTCCAGGATCTTCCTCACCGTGTCGTCGACTTTGACGAGCCGGACGCTCCCGCCCTTCTCGGCGGTGTGCTCGCGGACCCGCAGCAGGGTCTCCATGGCCGCGGAGTCGAGATACTCCAGGTGCTCACAGTCCACCACGACGTCGCGCGTGCCCGCCTCGATCCGCTCGAGTGCGCTGCGATGCATCTGGTCGGCGTCGTCGATGGTGAAGTCGCCCGACAGCGTGAAGACGACCACTCGTCCGAAGTTCTGGTAGCTGTACTTCATGCCGCCGCCTCCCCTTCCATGGGCGCGATCGTGACCTGGCGCTGCTCGGCCGCCTTGTGACGCTCGACCATCCGGTCGTACTCCGCGAAGTCCAGCTCGACGAAGTACCGCGAGAGCTGCGGGTCGAACTGCGTGCCGCCGCAGCGCGCGATCTCGGACAGCACCCGTTCACGCGGCATCGCCGATCGATAGGTCCTCGTGCTGCTCATCGCGTCGAAGGAGTCGGCGATGGCGATGAGCCGCGCGAAGAGCGGGATGCCCTCGCCCGCCAGGCCCTCGGGGTAGCCGCGTCCGTCCCATCGCTCGTGGTGGTAGAGCACGCCCGGGAGCACGTCGACGAGCTGCGGGATGTCCCGCAGGATGCGATGCCCGATCTCCGGGTGCAGCTTGATGAGCTCGAACTCCTCGTCGGTCAGGCGACCGGGCTTGCAGAGCACCGCCTCGGGCACGCCGATCTTGCCGACGTCGTGGATGAGCCCGGCGATGTGCAGGCGCTCCAGCGATTCGGGCTCGATGCCGATCGCCTCGCCCAGCTTCATCGCCATATACGCGACGCGTTCGCTGTGGCCGCGGGTGTAGCGGTCCTTGGCGTCGATCGCGGCCGTCAGCGCGCGCAGCGTGCCGAGGAACATCGACCGCTGATCGGCGTAGAGCGCCGCGTTCTCAAGAAGCACGCCGATCGCGGCAGCGGCGGCGCCGACGAGCTTGATGTCCGTGCTGCTGACCTGCGGGTCCTCGCCGTGCTTGCGCAGCGCGACGACGGCTCCGATCAGCGTCTCTTCGCGCACGATCGGGTGCGCGAGGCAGTCACCCCCGCCGCGCATCTCGCCGGCGCCGGTGTTCACGCGCCCGAAGACGGTCGGCGAATCCATCGAGAGGCCTCGCAACGCGTCGCGGGCGATCGCGTCGTCGGACTTGCGATCGGCCTTCTCGCCCACGCGCACGACGCGCCCCGCCAGCGATCGCCCCTTGGAGGAGTCTTCGCTGAAGCACGCCGAGATCGAGTCGAAGGGCAGCGTGGCGTGCAGCTCGTCGAGCGCGAGCGTGACAAACCGCTCCGGATTGGTGAGCGAGCTCATCGCTCCGCTCAGGCGGTAGACGAGCGAGAGCTCTTCGTACACGCCGGAGAGCTGCCGGCTGAAGCTCTCGACCGCGAGCCGCGACTCCGCGAGCTCGCTGTGGTCGGCCCACAGGCAGGGCAGCGTGCGAGCGAGCAGCATCGCTTCGCCCAGCCCGGACGCGCCGGCGACGAACGCCACGATGTACCCGGTCTTGCGCCGGCGGCGCGACAGCGTCGTCGGGACCAGAGTGAGATCGCTGCGCGGCGACCAGATCGTGGGCTGGTCTTCCGTCGCCCAACGGGCGGCCGCGAGCCGGAGCGTCTCGGCGACCTCTGGGCCGCTCACCGTCACGCCGGAAGCGCGCAGGGAATCGCTGTCGATGTCGCCGCCGGGCTCGCCGGAAGCGTCGATGACGACGCTCATCACGCCGATCGACGACAGGCGAGAGAGGAACTCCGCAACCACGGGGTCCAGCGCGGGATGGATCGGCTCTGGGCTCACGCTGCCTTCCTGGCGCCTCCGCTCAAGAGTGCTTCGACCCTCGTCAGAATCTCACGCGGGCTGAAGGGCTTCGCCAGCACCTCGGCGATGTTCGTGCGCGCGAGGTCCTCTTTGGAGAGCGCGTGCCCGCGCGCTGTCAGCAGGAGCGCCGGCGTGTCCCTCGTATCGGGGTTCGCGCGGAGCTTCTCGCACAGCTCGAGACCGGTCATGTACGGCATCTGGAGATCGGTGATCACGATGTCCGGGTGTTCCTTGCAGGCGATCTCGTAGGCCTGCTCGCCGTCGGCGGCGGTGATGACCTCCAGACCCGCGTTGCGCAGCTTGAGCGCGACCACGTGCACGATGTGGGGCTCGTCATCCACGACCAGGGCGATTTTGCCAGTCATAGCTTCTCCTTGGTGATTCCGCGTCCGTTCACGCCGCCGCCCGGGTCGCCGCACGCCCCTTGCGCTCGTAGGGGATCGTGAACCAGAACCTGCTGCCGAGCCCGACCTGGCTGGAGAGCCCGACCTGGCCGGAATGGAGGGTTTCGACGATGTTCTTGACCAGGTTGAGGCCGAGCCCGGTGCCCTTCGCGACGCGTTTGTAGCTGTCGATCCGGTAGAACTTCTCGAAGACCTTGTCGACCGCTTCGGGCGGGATGCCCAGCCCGGTGTCCTGCACGCCGATCATCACCGAGCGGGTCGTGTCGTCGTTCTCGACGCTGACCGTGACGCGGCCGCCCTCGGGGGTGTACTTCACCGCGTTGCTCACGAGGTTCAGGACGACCTGGTGCATCATGTCGCGGCTGGCCTGCGCCGTGTAGACCATCGGGCCCGCCTTCATCAGGAGGGTGATGTTCTTCAGCTTGGCCTGGGGCTGCATGATCTCCACCACCTCGCGCGCGACCTCGACGAAGTCGACCTCGGTGTCCTCGACCTGCACGATCCCCGCCTCGATGCGGCTGATGTTCAGCATGTTGTCGATCAGGCGCGTCAGCCGGTCGGCTTCGTTCTTGATGATCTCGTAGAACTCCTGCCGGTTCTTCTCGTCGGCGGCCTCGCCGTCGAGCAGCATCTCGACGTACGCGTTGATGCTGCTGAGGGGCGTGCGGAGCTCGTGGCTGACCTGGCTGACGAAGTCCGACTTCATCTGCGCGATTTCCTTCTCGCGCGTCACGTCGCGGAGGATGGTCACGACGCCCGACGCGCCGCCCTCGCCGGAGGGGTTTGTCATCGGCGCGAGCGTGATGTCGAAGGCGCGGAGCTCGGAGCGCCCGTCGGGGCCGCGAGCGGTCATCGTGTACTCCACGTGCCTGCGCTCGTTGTTCTCGGCGGCGGCGCGGGCCTCGCTGATGACGCGGATCAGCGACTTGTCGGTCAGGACCTCGTCGATCGGCTTGTGGACCGCCTGCTGGAGGTCGAACCCCAGCAGCGTGGCGGCGGCCTCGTTGGCCATCTTCAGCTCGTCGAAGGTGTCGGTCACCAGCACCGCGTCGCGCAGGCTGTGCAGCGTGGACTCGACCTGGCGGCGCTCGGACTCGGTGATGCGCCGGCGGATCTCGATCTCGCGCAGACGGTTCTCGGCGCTCTGCAGGCGCTCGAGGAAGCGCGACCGCGCCTCGCTCACGCCCTGCGCCAGCGGCGCGAGCCATGCAGGGCCGGCGCCGGGGTCGACCCGCTCCTCGCCCGCGTCGGCGAACATCTCGGCGAGCCGTCGAACCTCGCGCATCCTGTTCCGAGCCGACAGGACCCACAGCCCTGCCCCCAGCGCGGCGCCGGCTGCCAGCGCGACGCCGGCGGCCCCGGGCGGGACCCGCACGCCGCCGATCAGCGACGCCGACAGCCCGCCGGCGAGTGCGCTCGCCCCGCCGATCGCGGCTCCACCGATCCATCCTGCTCGTGTCTTCATCAGTTTCATGCGCTTGTCCTCATCCCCGGCGCGATCAGCGCTGCTCGTCGTCCATCACGCCCACGAACGCGCCGCCGGACACGCTCCTGTTGTCGCCCGCGCGCATCGCATGGGCCGTGCGGAGACTGTCGGCGGCCTCCGCGTCGCGACCAAGCTCCTTGAGCACCACGCTGCGCATCGCCCATGCTTCGCCCTGGCGGGGCGAGAGTTCGATCGCGGCGTCGAGCGATCGGAGCGCGCCGTCAAGGTCGCCGCGCCTGCGCTGCCACGCCGCCATGAGGAGCCGTCCATCCGGCTGCGACGCGTCGATCGCGATGAGCCGGCTCGCGGACTGGCGGAGCCGGGGAAGGTCGTTGAGGCGGAGCGCGACGCGCCCGAGCGTGAGCCACGCGACACGGTCGGCCGAGCCCGCGTCGTCGCGCGTAAGCGTCAACAGCGCGGTCCGCGCGTCGACGAGGCGGTTGACCTCGATCAGGCAGCGGATGCGCATGTGCATCAGGTCGCGCCGGGACGCCATGTTCGGCTCCGCGAGCAGCTGCGTGAGCACGACCTCGGCGTCGGCGTACCTGTTCGCGGCCATCTCGGCGCGGGCCAGGTCCTCGAGGACGCCGGTGTTCCTCGGCTCGAGCAGTCGCGCCTCGCGCAGCAGGCGGGCGGCGTAGTCGGGCATCCCGTCCAGCAGCGCGACCGATCCGAGCGTGCGCCGGACGCCCGCGCTGTGCTGGTGACGCTCGAGCCCCTCGAGCAGCATGGTGCGTGCTTCGTCGATGCGACCCATCTCGACCAGCATCTCGGCGGCGGCGACGAGGTACCTCGGCTCGGTCGGATCGAGCGTGCGGCAGTGCTTGTAGTCGCGGATCGCGAGGTCCCAGCGGTTCACCCGCTCGAAGGCGATGGCGCGGTTGAAGTACGACTCGATCTGCGTGTCGTCCATCTCGATCGCGGCGTCGAAGGACGCGATGGCGTCCTCGTAATCGCCCCGCTCGAGCAGGATGCGCCCGCGGAGGTTGTAGCTCTTGGTGACCGACGGCGCGTTGCGGATCGCGCTGTCGATAGTCTTCAGGGCCTTGTCGAGGTCGCCGCTGAAGAACTGCTGGCGCGCGGTCTCGAATTCAGCGCCGGCCTTGATCGCGCCGAGGCGCTGCTGGGAGTGCTTCACAGCGGCGCTGGTGTAGTTGCCGTGGCCTTTGCAGCCCGCGAGCCCGCCGGCGACGGCGCAGATGGCGCCGGCGAGAAGGATTGCCCGCGCCGGGGCGTGGAGCTGGATGTTGGTTCTGCTGATCCGCATGGGTGTGCCTGTCTGTGGATGTTCGGTCGTTTACGTTGGTTCAGGGCGTCGGGCCGCGCAGGTCCTCGGTGGGCGTCGCGATCGGGCCGTTGAATGGCCACGAGGACGAGCTCGCGCCGGAGCGGATGCGCCGCCAGGCGTCCTCGATCGTGGCGCCGGCGCGCGTCGGCTGCGGAGGCGCGGGGTTGGCGGATGCCATCAGGATCGGCGCGTCGGTGAAGACGGCGGTCGTCCGGATGGAAGCGAGGGACCGCGCGTTGATGGCGCTGAGCGTCATGGCGTTCGCCAGATCGCCCATCGAGAGGAAGACTGTCTGCGGGATCGGCGCGCTGCGTGCCGGCGTCTCGCCCGCGCCCGGCCTGGCTGCGGACGGGCGGGGCGTCGCTGCGGGCTCGAGCTTCGTGTCGAAGCCGTCGCGCAGGATCTCTTCCAGCACGCTGCGCGTCGGGATCCGGATCTCGTCGTCTTCGAGGATCTGCTCGCGCAGACGCACCGCGTCGGGCTGGTTGGGGTTCAGCTCGAGCGAGCGGCGGAGCTTCCACATCGCCTTCTCGCGGTCGCCGCCGCGGGCGAGCTCGGCGGCCTCGACGTTGAGCTTCGCGGTCTGGCGTTCGCGGCTGAACGGGAGGAGCCCCTCGCGGGCCGCGCTCATCGCGTCCTGCGCGATCTGCTTGCCCTTCTCGCCGGCGGACGCGAGCATCGAGTCGTTCACGATCGTCGGTGTGATGAGGAACATCACCTCGGTCCGGTTCACGCTGTCTTCGCGCCCTCGGAACGGGATGCCGATGATGGGGATGTCGCCCAGGACCGGGACCTGACGCCTGGTCAGCTGCATCGTCTCTTTGAACAGCCCTCCGAGCACGATGGTCGAGCCGTCGCGGACGATCACGTTGGTGGTGATCTCCTGCGTGAGCTCGTCGGGGATGGTCGTGGTCGCCCCCTGCGAATCGATGACGTCGCGCAGGACGGCCTCGGACACCGAGGGCTTGAGCTCCATGCGGATCATGCCGTCGTTCGAGATGAACGGGCGGAAGACCAGCTGCGTGCCTGTGTCGAGGAATTCGACGGTCTGCGTGGTCGAGGTATCGTTGGTGGTGGTGCTGAGGTAGCCGATCCTGGCGCCGACGAGCACGCGCGCCGGCTGGCGGTTGAGCGCGAGGATCTTCGGGTTGGAGAGGATCGTGGTGTCGCCGACCTCGTCGAGCATCCGGATGAACACGCTGATGCCCGAGCCGACGATGCCGATCTTGAGCGTCCCGGGCCCGCCGGTGTTGCCGGGGGTCGAGACGGCGGCCTGGCCGCGCGAGAGCACGTTGTTCCCCGGGACCTGCGGCGGGTTGCGCAGGGCGTTGGCCGGGTTCAGCGGGCCGCCGAGGTTGAGGAAGTCGCCGAGGTCGAGATCGCCGACGAGGGAGAAGTCGACGCCGAAGGCGTTGTCCTCGTTGAGCTGAGTCTGGAGGATGGTCGCTTCGACGAGGACCTGCGCCGGGCGGGTGTCGAGCTGGACGATCAGCTGCTCGATCTCGCGGAGGTTCTCGGCGTAGTCGTAGACGACGAGGGTCGACGCGAGGGCGAACTTCTCGCCGCCGGTCGGGGTGTCGCCGAGCGCGAAGGTGCCCGCGTCGCCGTTGGCCTTGATCTGGCCGACGCCCGGGGTCAGGAGCGGGGTGACGAAGAGCGCCGCGTCTGTGGCGTTGAGGTAATTGAGCTGCATGACCTTGGCGAAGGGGCGCCGGTCTGCCTGCTTGATCTTGTTGATCTCGTCGAGGGTGTAGACGTAGATGAACTCGCCGCGCTCGACGTAGCCGTAGCCGTTGACGTGGAGGATGGCGTCGAGCGCTTCGTAGAAGGTGACGCCGTAGAGGTCGGCGGTGACGCTCGCCTCGACGCCTTTGCTGGCGACGATGTTGCGTTCGGACTGCATGGCGAGCATCTGCAGGACGGTGCTGAGCTTCTCGTCGCGCAGGTGCATGTCGACGGTCATGTGCTCGCTGACGCGGACGCGGGTGCGCTGCGACGCGTCGCCCGGCTGGAACGCCGGCACGCCGCCTGTGCTGCCGGCCTGCTGCGCGATCGCGCCCGGCGTGAGCGTGAGCGCCGCGACGACAGCGCGGACCCGACGACCGTGATGTGCTGCTCTGTGTCCCATGCGGTGCTCGTTCTCGGCCCGTCTCCGGGCCGTCATCTGTTCGGTTGTCGTCAGTCGTCAAGCGGGCTGGCGACCCGCAACTCGCGAAGTACCCCGTCGCGTTCCAGCGTCACGGACCTCGGAGTGATCGCCGTCACGCGGAAGCCAGCGACCGAATCGCCCACGCGCGTCATCACGACGCCGGGCCCCCCGAACGCGGAGAGATCGAATATGGCGACAGTTCTCTTGCCGGACATGGTGCTTTTCAGACGGAGTGCGGCGAGGTCCTTCGCGATCGCGCGTCCTCGGTCGCCATCGTCGTCGTAACCGTCGGCCGACTTTGCGCTCGCGAGCGAACGCCGGTCCGGTTGCGACGGATCGGGAAAGTGTGCGTTGTCGAGGGCGAAGAGGTCTCTCGTCGGCGCGTCGACCCGCATGGACGCCTTCCACGCGGCCATCGCCTCTCGGACCTTGCGCTCGGCGTCGGTCGCGATCACCGAGTCCGACGCGAGCGGCTCCGATCCGCTCAGCGACGCGGGCGAGGCGACCACGGCCCGTCGCGCCGCCGGTGACTTGCCCAACGGTGCGAATGTCTTGACGCCAAACCCAACCGCGACCACGCCGAGCACGCAGAGGATCGCGGCCTTGCGCTTGTCGGCGACGATCTCTTCACGGATCCGGGTGAATGCGCTCATCGCGACGCTCCCTCGGTCACGGTCGCCATGGGCGACGGGGCGGGGCTCTCCGTCGACATCGCCTCGATCACGATCTCGACGACGAGCGTCGGCGCGCCAGGGCCGCTGCCTCGGGGCGGGTCGATGGTCAGGCGGGTGACGCGCAGCAGGCGATCGAGCGAATAGATGCGGTCGAGCACCGCGAGCACCGCGGGGTACCCCGATTCCATCGACAGCGTCAGGGGCGTCACGCGCACGCCCTCCTCGATGCGCGCGCGTTCCTGGCGGAGCTCGTGCTTCCCGATCTCCAGCGTCTGGAGGAAGGAGCTGAGTTCGTGCACGAGCAGCGATGTCTCGTCGCTGGCGGCCAGGGGT
This Phycisphaeraceae bacterium DNA region includes the following protein-coding sequences:
- the recJ gene encoding single-stranded-DNA-specific exonuclease RecJ; its protein translation is MRGITHRWRLRDESVADAGALAQGIEALPARILAARGLLGDHASRFLDPRLTDLHDPALLPGATRAAERILGALAKREPIVIYGDYDVDGVTASSILYHLCRAVAPDAPVSIYIPHRLEEGYGLNPDAIAALAQQGAGLIVSVDCGVTALEPARVAKQHGVDLIITDHHNMLPPSAPGQDPPLPDCYCVVHPRAPGSAYPFHDLAGAGVAFKLAWRIATMHSGGERVPAQLRETLLDLLAYASLGTIADIVPLVDENRVIARFGLARLRAVNNEGLRALIEASGLASDKVSAEDVGFRLGPRLNACGRLGHAREAAELLTTAAGQRAVDIATQLSGLNTQRQATERRIFEQAHALASQMGMCADERRAIVLAHDEWHPGVVGIVCSRLVERERRPTILMQRHNGECHGSGRSVPGVSLHAALHECAEMLTSFGGHDMAAGLRLPTDNLAAFTERFTEVVNGMLSVEGLTPVLTLDCEASLAEVSPRAVQQTARLGPFGRDNPRPAVMLRDLRLAMDPKRMGQQSQHISLMAKQGERAMRIVGWGWGDRLAELKTGRRFHAAVRVGISEWHAREGREVVEATLEDLAYC
- a CDS encoding type II secretion system F family protein, yielding MARFRYKARDDSGAQVVDVIDAPSRDEAIVRVRALGRTVIELRSEHDALDVEEVRIRRAARGVKRDQVIEFSGQLAVMIETGVPLSEALDAYLKQGKVGNMGRVVDVVREGVTSGASFSAAMGAFPTVFPQLMTSLVRASEASGTMAVMLRRVSEYLGKERRITKQIKGALTYPTVMMTMALAVTGFLMVWVLPRFAKIYQTRNATLPTPTRIVLAVSEFFQTRGLELGVGLGVAGVLFFLFARSPRGRYALDWLRLNAPVFGPMYTKYYLTRATRTLGTLLIAGVPLVEAIKIVRTVTNNVLWDRLWSELIESLTEGKTVAEVVTKSDLIPAPVAQMISAGERSGKLPEVLARVAESSENDLDEAIKTGTQLIEPAMIMVMGLLIGGMALALLLPIFTISSTMAQ
- the tadA gene encoding Flp pilus assembly complex ATPase component TadA, whose translation is MSETLRKSRASQPGVKVQLGELLVERGLLSEAQLRDALEEQKRCGHRKLLGEILIDLSIVSEEQVVEALASAYGVPYAKLTPRLADPRVTDKLPRDFMDTHCVLPLFLVNGVMTVAISEPANLFLIEELERLANCEVQIVAATSRDIRATLQAHMPAAGVFVIDDMYDGSSGADTIELVDTKLQDLHNMEEIAGQSPVIKLVNFLLYSAVQDRASDIHIEREDHACRVRFRVDGRLHVKLSPPHQMHPAVVSRIKIMSGMDISERRLPQDGDIHVMLEGRPIDMRVSTMPGKYGEKVVIRVIDNRNAIVSLEKLGMSAQMTRIWREVINSPTGAVLVTGPTGSGKSTTLYSVLAELASDEDNLCTVENPVEANILGVNQFQVNEKIGFSFAAALRSLLRQDPDIIMVGEIRDAETAQVATQAALTGHLVLSTLHTNDAASAVTRLVNMGVEPYLVSAMLRGVLAQRLVRKVCPHCRVPYQPDARERKALQDTFGEVGELVKGAGCTRCRGKGYSGRLGVFELIVPNEEMLEAIARGAGLVDIRRMATEAGFVTLRQDGLSKALAGQTTVDEVLRVLSQDIGVFQIASEEAA
- a CDS encoding STAS domain-containing protein, whose amino-acid sequence is MKYSYQNFGRVVVFTLSGDFTIDDADQMHRSALERIEAGTRDVVVDCEHLEYLDSAAMETLLRVREHTAEKGGSVRLVKVDDTVRKILEMTRLDGMFQSAESVEDAVRSLR
- a CDS encoding HD-GYP domain-containing protein, whose product is MSPEPIHPALDPVVAEFLSRLSSIGVMSVVIDASGEPGGDIDSDSLRASGVTVSGPEVAETLRLAAARWATEDQPTIWSPRSDLTLVPTTLSRRRRKTGYIVAFVAGASGLGEAMLLARTLPCLWADHSELAESRLAVESFSRQLSGVYEELSLVYRLSGAMSSLTNPERFVTLALDELHATLPFDSISACFSEDSSKGRSLAGRVVRVGEKADRKSDDAIARDALRGLSMDSPTVFGRVNTGAGEMRGGGDCLAHPIVREETLIGAVVALRKHGEDPQVSSTDIKLVGAAAAAIGVLLENAALYADQRSMFLGTLRALTAAIDAKDRYTRGHSERVAYMAMKLGEAIGIEPESLERLHIAGLIHDVGKIGVPEAVLCKPGRLTDEEFELIKLHPEIGHRILRDIPQLVDVLPGVLYHHERWDGRGYPEGLAGEGIPLFARLIAIADSFDAMSSTRTYRSAMPRERVLSEIARCGGTQFDPQLSRYFVELDFAEYDRMVERHKAAEQRQVTIAPMEGEAAA
- a CDS encoding response regulator, giving the protein MTGKIALVVDDEPHIVHVVALKLRNAGLEVITAADGEQAYEIACKEHPDIVITDLQMPYMTGLELCEKLRANPDTRDTPALLLTARGHALSKEDLARTNIAEVLAKPFSPREILTRVEALLSGGARKAA
- a CDS encoding PAS domain-containing protein, which encodes MKLMKTRAGWIGGAAIGGASALAGGLSASLIGGVRVPPGAAGVALAAGAALGAGLWVLSARNRMREVRRLAEMFADAGEERVDPGAGPAWLAPLAQGVSEARSRFLERLQSAENRLREIEIRRRITESERRQVESTLHSLRDAVLVTDTFDELKMANEAAATLLGFDLQQAVHKPIDEVLTDKSLIRVISEARAAAENNERRHVEYTMTARGPDGRSELRAFDITLAPMTNPSGEGGASGVVTILRDVTREKEIAQMKSDFVSQVSHELRTPLSSINAYVEMLLDGEAADEKNRQEFYEIIKNEADRLTRLIDNMLNISRIEAGIVQVEDTEVDFVEVAREVVEIMQPQAKLKNITLLMKAGPMVYTAQASRDMMHQVVLNLVSNAVKYTPEGGRVTVSVENDDTTRSVMIGVQDTGLGIPPEAVDKVFEKFYRIDSYKRVAKGTGLGLNLVKNIVETLHSGQVGLSSQVGLGSRFWFTIPYERKGRAATRAAA